A single window of Sebastes umbrosus isolate fSebUmb1 chromosome 16, fSebUmb1.pri, whole genome shotgun sequence DNA harbors:
- the erg28 gene encoding ergosterol biosynthetic protein 28 homolog isoform X1 gives MSRFLNVLRSWLVMVSVIAMGNTLQSFRDHSFLSEKLYTGTPEFVNGLQARTFGIWTLLSSIIRCSCAIDIQNRTLYHITLWTFVLALGHFLSEAFIYKTAPLTIGVMAPLIVAMTTRHQWTYPSVLLLALKNMRSGSTLMSYCNTFYRLHTPLYLDCISCFLN, from the exons ATGAGTCGCTTTCTGAACGTCCTGAGGAGCTGGTTGGTGATGGTGTCCGTCATCGCGATGGGAAACACCCTGCAGAGTTTCAGAGATCACAGCTTTTTATCAGAGAAGCTCTACACGGGCACACCAgagtttg TGAACGGTCTCCAAGCTCGAACATTCGGTATCTGGACGTTGCTGTCGTCGATCATTCGCTGCTCTTGTGCCATTGATATCCAGAACAGAAC GCTGTATCACATCACCTTGTGGACATTTGTGCTGGCGTTGGGCCACTTCCTGTCTGAAGCCTTCATCTACAAAACTGCTCCTCTGACTATCGGGGTCATGGCACCTCTCATTGTGGCAA TGACCACCAGACACCAGTGGACTTATCCTAGTGTGCTGCTTCTTGCCTTGAAGAACATGAGATCTGGATCTACATTAATGTCCTACTGTAACACTTTCTATAGGCTCCATACACCGCTCTATCTGGActgtatttcatgttttttaaactgA
- the erg28 gene encoding ergosterol biosynthetic protein 28 homolog isoform X2, giving the protein MSRFLNVLRSWLVMVSVIAMGNTLQSFRDHSFLSEKLYTGTPEFVNGLQARTFGIWTLLSSIIRCSCAIDIQNRTLYHITLWTFVLALGHFLSEAFIYKTAPLTIGVMAPLIVASFSIIGMLIGYQCIPESQEEVGTRQKKRN; this is encoded by the exons ATGAGTCGCTTTCTGAACGTCCTGAGGAGCTGGTTGGTGATGGTGTCCGTCATCGCGATGGGAAACACCCTGCAGAGTTTCAGAGATCACAGCTTTTTATCAGAGAAGCTCTACACGGGCACACCAgagtttg TGAACGGTCTCCAAGCTCGAACATTCGGTATCTGGACGTTGCTGTCGTCGATCATTCGCTGCTCTTGTGCCATTGATATCCAGAACAGAAC GCTGTATCACATCACCTTGTGGACATTTGTGCTGGCGTTGGGCCACTTCCTGTCTGAAGCCTTCATCTACAAAACTGCTCCTCTGACTATCGGGGTCATGGCACCTCTCATTGTGGCAA GTTTCTCCATCATAGGAATGTTGATTGGATACCAGTGTATCCCAGAGTCACAAGAGGAAGTCGGAACACGACAGAAGAAGCGTAACTGA